A region of the Pseudonocardia cypriaca genome:
GAGCAGGCTCTCCCCCGCGATCTCCCGCAGCTCCGCGCACGCGGCGACGACCGGTGGGGTGTGGGCGACGGCGTCGCGGACCACGACGAGGATCGACCGCACCGGCACCGGTTGGACGACCCGCACGGCACGCGTGCCCGCGGGGAGCTGGATGGCACCCAGCTCGGGCAGCACGGTGATCCCGATGCCGGCCGCGACGAACGCGAGCGCCGTGGGGTAGTCGTGCGCCTCGACGTGGAACGGCGGCCGGAAGCCGGCAGCGGTGCACGCCTCGACCAGGTTGCGCCGGCACCAGCCGCGGGCGAAGTCGTTGTCCACCCACCGCTCCGCCGCGAGCTCCGCCAGCTCGATCTCCTCGCGGCCGGACAGGGGGTGGCTCTCCGGCAGCACGACGACGTACGGGTCGTCGAGGAGGTGGTGGGCGGTGAAGCCGGGCCAGGCGGCGAAGTCCGGGCGTTCGACCGCTATCTCGACGTCGGACCCGTCGGCGGGGTCGTCCGGCAGCCAGTCGCGCAGCGAGAGGTCCAACCGGACGCCGGGGAACTCCTGGGTCAGCCTGCGCACCACCCGCGGCAGCCACGCCGCGCCGACGGAGGCGAAGTAGGACAGCGACAGCGCGCCCGTCCGGCCGGCTCGCAGGTCGGCGACCACCGCCTCTGCCTCGCCGAGCCGGTCGAGGATCGCGTCGGCCTGCTCGGCCAGCAGCAGCCCGGCGGCGGTCGGCCGCAGCCCCCGCCCGGCCCGTTCGAACAGGACCAGCCCGGTCTCCCGCTGCAGGGCCGTGACGTGCTGGCTCACCGCGGACGGGGTGTAGCCCAGGTTCGCCGCGGCGGCCTGCACGGAGCCGCTCGCGACCACTGAGCGGAAGATGCGCAGGCGGTGGGTGTCGAGCACCCCTCGACCATACAGTCGGACTGAATCCAACTGAAGAGATACGCGCTGGTACTGAACGATCGTGGCGCCCAAGCTGGTGCCATGAGGCGCTACCAGCAGTTGCTCCCCCTCGCCGCCGCCGCGACGACCGTCGTCTTCTGGGCCTCGGCGTTCGTCGGGATCCGCGCGGTCGGCCACGAGCTGTCACCCGGCGCACTGGCACTGGGCCGGATGCTCGTCGGATCGCTCACCCTGACCGCGATCGTGCTCGTCGTGCGCACCCGCAGGCGGGCTGCGCCGACGGTGCCGCGCGGGCGGCTGCTCGGCGCGGTCGCACTGTGGGGTGCCGCGTGGTTCGGGCTCTACAACCTGGCGCTGAACGCCGCAGAGCGCCACCTCGACGCCGGCACCGCGGCGCTGCTGGTGAACGTGGCCCCGGTGGTGGTGGCCGTGCTGGCGGGCCTGCTGCTCGGGGAGGGCTTCCCGGCCCGGCTGCTGGCCGGGATGGCTATCGCGTTCGGCGGGGTCGTGCTCATCGCGACCACCACGTCCGCGGGCGGCACGGACGTCGCCGGGGTGCTGCTCGGACTGCTCGCCGCCCTGGTCTACGCCGGTGCCGCCGTCGCGCAGAAGCGGCTGCTGGCTCGGGTGGACGCGCTGACCGTCACCTGGATCGGCGCCGTCGCCGGGACGGTCGCGCTGCTGCCGTACCTGCCCGCACTCCTCACCGAGCTGGCCACGGCCTCCGGCGCGACGGCGGCCGGGATCGCCTACCTGGGCGTCTTCCCGACCGCAGTCGCGTTCCTGACCTGGGGCTACGCGCTGTCCCGGACGACAGCGGGCCGGCTCGCCGCCGCCACCTACGCCGTCCCGCCGATCGTCGTGCTGCTGTCCTGGACCCTGCTCGGCGAGTTCCCGGCGCCGCTCGCGCTGGCAGGCGGGCTGCTCTGCCTGGCGGGCGTGGCCGTCGCCACCCGCCGCGGCCGTCCGGCCGCCGCATCGCAGCCGAGCGGAGCGGGGACCGCAGCGGTGGCCGTCAGGACCGGTCGTTGAGGAACGCCACCACCGCGTCCACGAACTCCACCGGCCGTTCGACGTTCGCCAGGTGCACCGTGGGCAGGACGGTGTGGCGCGCGCCGGGGATGGCAGCGGCGAGCTCCTTCCCGTGAGCGGCGGACGTGACGGTGTCGTGCTCCCCCGCGATCACCAGCGTCGGGTTGCGGATGAGCGTGGCCGTGCGGCGCAGGTCGCCGTCGCGCACCGCGGCCCAGCTGCCGGCCACCCCCTCGCGCGGCGTGGCCAGGAGCGTGCGGCGGAACCCCTCGACGACGTCGTTGCCGTCCTCCAGCATGTGGGCCGGGAACCAGTTCTTCAGGAACACCTCCGCGGTGGCCCGCATGTCCGGGGCCGCCAGCAGCTCGGCGATCAGCGGGTCCCACTGCTGCGGCGGACCGAGGTGCGCGGCGGTGTTGGAGAGCACCAGGCGGTCGACGCGCTCCGGCTGGTGGATCGCCAGCCACTGCGCGACGAACCCGCCGAGGGACAGGCCCAGCACGTGCACGCGCGGCAGGCCCAGTGCGTCCAGCAGCTCCACGACGTCGCGGCCGAGCCGGTCCAGCGAGTACGGGCCGGCGGATGCGTCGGAAGCCCCGTGGCCCCGCGCGTCGTAGCGCAGCAGCCGGAAGTGCTCGGTGAGAGCCGGCACCTGGCCGTCCCACATGTGCAGGTCGGTGCCGATGGAGTTCGAGAGGAGCAGCACCGGCTTGGCCGGCTCGCCGTCGAAGCGGTAGGCGATGCGGACGCCGTCGCCGGTGGTGATGGAGGTGAGGGTCTGAGGGCTCATGCCCTCAGCCTAGGAACGGCGTTGCAAATTGCTATTACAAAGATCGGACCGGCTCTGTAGGCTGCTCGAACAATGTCCAGCTTCACGCTCCACGAGCTGCAGTGCTTCGACGCCGTCGTGAGCGACGGCGGCTTCCAGGCCGCCGCCGAGCGGCTGCACCGCTCGCACCCCTCGGTGTTCGCGGCGGTGGCCAAGCTCGAGCACCACCTGGGCCTGGACCTGTTCGACCGCTCGGGCTACCGGGTGCGCCTCACCGAGGCCGGACTGGCCTTCCACCGGAAGGTGCGCCTCCTGCTGCACGAGGCCGAGGAACTGCAGACCTACGCCTCGCAGCTCGCGATGGGCCAGGAGGCCGAGCTGCGCGTCGTGCTCGGCGACCTGTGCCCGCTGCCGCCGGTGCTGGCCCTGCTCAGCCGCTTCTTCGCGCGGTGTCCGCAGACGCGCCTGCACCTGCAGTTCGAGGCGGTGACCGGCCCGTGGGAGCGGCTACTGGAGGACGAGGCCGACCTCATCGTGCACCGCGTCCCCAAGAGCGACGTGCGGATGGAGTGGATCGATCTCGGCCGGGTCGCGATGGTGCCCGTGGCCGCGCCCGGGTTCCTGCCCTTCGACCCGACCACCGACCTCACACCGCAGCGGATGCAGGCCTTCACCCAGTGCGTGATCCGGGACTCCGCGCGGCACCCCACCGAGCAGGGCCACTTCCTAGTCGAGGGCGCACCCCGCTGTTCGGTGCCCGACCACCTCATGAAGAAGGAGCTGATCCTGCACGGCATGGCGTGGGGACACCTGCCCCGGTTCATGATCGAGCCGGAGCTGCGCGACGGACGCCTGCTGTCCGTGGCCGGCCGGCACTTCCCCGGCGTGGTCGAGGATCTCGCGGCGGCGCGCAGGCGCGACCGGCCGCACGGGCCGGTCGCCGACCAGCTGTGGGACTTCCTGGCCGGCGAGGCACCGGTCCTGCAGCCGAGGCTCGGCCGCGTGCCGAGGGCGAAAGGCGCCCCGGTGCGCTAGTGCGCCGGCGCCATTCCCCGGCGTGCGGGACTTGCGTTCCGCGGAACGGTTCTTGCGTTGGCGCGCCGTTCCCGGCTCGGGCGAGAAGGCGTCAGACATCGCCACGGCTTCACCTGTTTCCACCGGCTCGCGTCGACCTCTTGCGTGGCATGGTGGCCGGGTTGGCATCACTACCGAATATTGTGGTTGCTTTGGCGGCCGTTCCCGGCGCGGGGGCACGGCGGTTCCCGACGAGACCGTCACTGCGGAGTGGGCGCGGACTGTCCGGTGGTCCCGAACCCGCTCCCCATGATCACCACGACGTGACTGCCTTACGCCGCGTTCCGCGGAACGCAGTCCCCCTCCCCCTCCTCCTCGGCATCAAAATTGTCGGACCCGGATGCCATCCTGGAGTCGAACACAATCCGATATCAGGGGTTTCCGTGTCCGCCGCCGCCGTGATTCCGCTTCCCACCCCGCTTCGGACTATGTCGACTCCAGCGCTGGAATCGGAGTTGTTGGGTTTGGCCGGGCACATCGCCGCCGCGGAATGCCGGTTCCTGCACCTGCTCGCCGAGTTCGACGACCGCGGCGGCTGGTGCGGGGACGGGATCCGCTCCTGTGCGCACTGGCTGTCCTGGCGGGCCGGGATGAACCTGCGCACCGCCACCGAACACCTCCGTGTCGCCCACGCCCTGCAGAGCCTGCCCCGCATCGCCGACGCCTTCGCCGCCGGGCGGATCTCCTACTCGAAGGTCCGGGCGATCACCCGCATCGCGGGGTCCGATGTCGCCACGCTGACCCGGATGGCGGCCGAGATCGCCGCTGCGGAACCGGAACTGCGCCACACCGCGGTCGCGGACCCGGAGACCGCGGAGCGGGTGCTGCTCAACGTGGCGTTGTCCGGTACCGCCAGCCACGTGGAGACCGTGGTGCGGGCGGTGCGCCGCCGCCACACCCCACCCGAAGACACAGCCGCCCGCCGATCCCTGACCTGGCACTGGGACGAGGACGGCTCCCTGATCCTGCGCGCCCGACTCACCCCCGACGACGGGGCCGCGCTCATCGCCGCCATCGAGGCACTCGCGCCGCCGAACACCCCGGCACGTCATCCCATCCAACCGGCACCGAAAGACCTGGACCAGCAAGCGCAGGAGCACGAACCAGGCCCGGCCGCCGACCGAGAAGCCGCCCGGCGCGCGGATGCCCTGCTCACCCTCGTCAGCCGGGAGGGTGGAGAGGAAAGCGGTCCGGTGGTCGAGCGCGGGCAGGCCCAGGTGATCGTGCACCTGGACGCCACCACCGGTACCGCCCGCCTGAACGACGGCCCGGAGCTACCCGATGCCACCGCGCAGCGGCTGGCCTGCGACGCCCGCGCCCAACTGCTGCTCAACGATCGGGAGGGCAACCGGCTGTACCTGGGCCGCTCCCGCCGGCTGGCCACCCCCGCCCAGATCGCCGCGCTCACCGTGCGCGACGGGGCGGGCTGCCGGTTCCCCGGCTGCACCCACACCCACTACCTACACGCCCACCACGTCCAGCACTGGCTACACGGCGGCCGCACCGACATCGACAACCTGGTCCTGATCTGCAGCTTCCACCACCGCCTGATCCACGACCACGGCTACCACATCCGATGGACCTCCGCCGGCTGGGTGTTCAGCCGCCCCGACGCCACCCCGATTCCCACCGTCGCGCCGGTGTTGACCGGTAGCAGCGAGAGTCTGATCGAGATGCACACCCGCGCCCGGCTACGGATCACCCGCACCACCCTCACCCCCGACTGGTACGGCGAACGGCTCGACCCGCAGCCGATCCTGGACGCCCTGCTACCCCACCGGATCAAGTCAGCGGCCTGACCCCACACCGCGTTCAGCGGAACGCGGGGTCCGGGGGTCGCCGAGTCGCTCCCAAGGCGACCTGCCGCGCTCACCCTGCGAGAACCGAAACGGCACCACAGGACAGTCCCCGCCCACCCGGCAGCGACCGGCTCGTCCGGAACAGCCGTGCCCCCGCGCCGGGGACGGCCGTCAACGCAACCACGAAGTTCGGTAGTGAACCCAACCCGGCCACGACGAGAACGGGCCAGGTCGACACGACCGGGATGAATGCACCGGAAGCCTGGATCACGGGGTGGCGGCGGGCGCAGCAGGGTGCCGGGAACGGCGCGCCAACCGCAGCGATCACCCAAGCAGGCGGCCTCAGCGCCGGGCTGCCAGCAGGCGCTCGATGGCCGTGGCGACGT
Encoded here:
- a CDS encoding LysR family transcriptional regulator — protein: MLDTHRLRIFRSVVASGSVQAAAANLGYTPSAVSQHVTALQRETGLVLFERAGRGLRPTAAGLLLAEQADAILDRLGEAEAVVADLRAGRTGALSLSYFASVGAAWLPRVVRRLTQEFPGVRLDLSLRDWLPDDPADGSDVEIAVERPDFAAWPGFTAHHLLDDPYVVVLPESHPLSGREEIELAELAAERWVDNDFARGWCRRNLVEACTAAGFRPPFHVEAHDYPTALAFVAAGIGITVLPELGAIQLPAGTRAVRVVQPVPVRSILVVVRDAVAHTPPVVAACAELREIAGESLLRSGSSPLRPARGPAERPVTSGPGR
- a CDS encoding DMT family transporter; translation: MRRYQQLLPLAAAATTVVFWASAFVGIRAVGHELSPGALALGRMLVGSLTLTAIVLVVRTRRRAAPTVPRGRLLGAVALWGAAWFGLYNLALNAAERHLDAGTAALLVNVAPVVVAVLAGLLLGEGFPARLLAGMAIAFGGVVLIATTTSAGGTDVAGVLLGLLAALVYAGAAVAQKRLLARVDALTVTWIGAVAGTVALLPYLPALLTELATASGATAAGIAYLGVFPTAVAFLTWGYALSRTTAGRLAAATYAVPPIVVLLSWTLLGEFPAPLALAGGLLCLAGVAVATRRGRPAAASQPSGAGTAAVAVRTGR
- the pcaD gene encoding 3-oxoadipate enol-lactonase; protein product: MSPQTLTSITTGDGVRIAYRFDGEPAKPVLLLSNSIGTDLHMWDGQVPALTEHFRLLRYDARGHGASDASAGPYSLDRLGRDVVELLDALGLPRVHVLGLSLGGFVAQWLAIHQPERVDRLVLSNTAAHLGPPQQWDPLIAELLAAPDMRATAEVFLKNWFPAHMLEDGNDVVEGFRRTLLATPREGVAGSWAAVRDGDLRRTATLIRNPTLVIAGEHDTVTSAAHGKELAAAIPGARHTVLPTVHLANVERPVEFVDAVVAFLNDRS
- a CDS encoding LysR family transcriptional regulator; its protein translation is MSSFTLHELQCFDAVVSDGGFQAAAERLHRSHPSVFAAVAKLEHHLGLDLFDRSGYRVRLTEAGLAFHRKVRLLLHEAEELQTYASQLAMGQEAELRVVLGDLCPLPPVLALLSRFFARCPQTRLHLQFEAVTGPWERLLEDEADLIVHRVPKSDVRMEWIDLGRVAMVPVAAPGFLPFDPTTDLTPQRMQAFTQCVIRDSARHPTEQGHFLVEGAPRCSVPDHLMKKELILHGMAWGHLPRFMIEPELRDGRLLSVAGRHFPGVVEDLAAARRRDRPHGPVADQLWDFLAGEAPVLQPRLGRVPRAKGAPVR
- a CDS encoding HNH endonuclease signature motif containing protein, with protein sequence MAGHIAAAECRFLHLLAEFDDRGGWCGDGIRSCAHWLSWRAGMNLRTATEHLRVAHALQSLPRIADAFAAGRISYSKVRAITRIAGSDVATLTRMAAEIAAAEPELRHTAVADPETAERVLLNVALSGTASHVETVVRAVRRRHTPPEDTAARRSLTWHWDEDGSLILRARLTPDDGAALIAAIEALAPPNTPARHPIQPAPKDLDQQAQEHEPGPAADREAARRADALLTLVSREGGEESGPVVERGQAQVIVHLDATTGTARLNDGPELPDATAQRLACDARAQLLLNDREGNRLYLGRSRRLATPAQIAALTVRDGAGCRFPGCTHTHYLHAHHVQHWLHGGRTDIDNLVLICSFHHRLIHDHGYHIRWTSAGWVFSRPDATPIPTVAPVLTGSSESLIEMHTRARLRITRTTLTPDWYGERLDPQPILDALLPHRIKSAA